One genomic segment of Centropristis striata isolate RG_2023a ecotype Rhode Island chromosome 11, C.striata_1.0, whole genome shotgun sequence includes these proteins:
- the znf644a gene encoding zinc finger protein 644a isoform X2 has product MAAEMSCLTGVDEDDKDADPEINALTLLQEPVRMAQESSSCTDSFGKTSLKQNSVLDVLSNTDMLSPVGLGNGPSSHQATQAHELNSISTEKEEAKSITPLKTVQELDTGGIWGFDVDSPENSLDNFSSSSELHWDPHKEFMQFLWDNHGDSPGEEPKDEAPAANSQRRRKRKMDMVVMVDPSEDLYPDLSHKSSEDLSDAEDQVDSIALRKVRNSRKFSRSQSPPTGKVSKYPNGTVKAIKEILYNAPSRNSHENSIGHGLSPLKGRLTINSHSEEKPSCYPCSKCKLIFKKEHHLHRHMKSHVDSPNISPKPFICRECGQSFRQSASLIEHMSMHKEKTTRLTEEIKGMNDKKKDQKKKLFCPQCPFVTNCPNTFVQHAKTHEKDKRKFRCDKCSFRTLSESDLRRHNIMQHTVITVRKQIQNEDSEIYSCNSCSYRAFSKTVFKNHLLRRHQQTIEEYEAAQRSEQNAQPSKEQHVPIRKTPEEDAEFTSKISIKNLISSKGACSPTESNDISDLFKNSKLKRGLKSQSTESKLDKSINVLLSRQRHGKKTAEERKESNNCSTSVQDSEGDKDDFDQLPGTFTVKVEDSALAPNGHKMPSSAAEGDQTTFRKSPSKRKMSIPYRNTSDQDSCFILPKPLPSPKKINQEEEMSDYEEKDIFQFDDTDANTNLFDDGIKKEKQNIIYTYSRRMSMRGALQASKRLFEKIKTEEQEQSDPEIKEECIETEVFQETFDSHQIPLSEDFTEDLSELESDRKNCPYCPAVFESGVGLSNHVRGHLHRVGLSYNARHVVPPEQVASQDRRPRIRRKISALRRLKKGTTALIGILKKRKCQEDGKLRGSSQLSRNIAVSSYSEHSSGSRITSSLPKSTCEKGEFNRKVCVHCNATFHSGVSLSNHLRAYAKRKRNALIEGTTFDCKARRHRSRPGPKKKTLPLPQTPEEMYRLTCRFCDLVFQGPLSVQEDWIKHLQRHIMNTGVPHTGLGMVEITSLPTDPPTLKTDQDSSLTATHAAS; this is encoded by the exons ATGGCAGCTGAAATGTCATGTCTGACAGGTGTTGATGAAGATGACAAAGATGCAGATCCTGAGATCAATGCCCTCACACTCCTGCAAGAGCCAGTGAGAATGGCACAAGAATCATCATCTTGCACTGATTCTTTTGGCAAGACTTCTCTGAAACAAAACAGTGTCCTCGATGTTCTGTCAAACACAGATATGTTGTCTCCGGTTGGCCTGGGAAATGGACCTTCTTCACATCAGGCTACACAAGCCCATGAACTCAACAGCATCTCTACAGAGAAAGAGGAGGCAAAGAGCATCACCCCTCTAAAAACTGTGCAGGAACTTGACACTGGAGGAATTTGGGGCTTTGATGTAGATTCACCTGAGAACTCATTGGATAATTTTAGTAGTTCCAGTGAGCTTCATTGGGACCCTCACAAAGAGTTTATGCAGTTTCTGTGGGACAACCATGGCGATTCCCCTGGTGAGGAGCCTAAAGATGAAGCCCCTGCTGCCAACAGCCAAAGGAGAAGGAAACGGAAAATGGACATGGTTGTCATGGTGGACCCCTCAGAAGACCTTTACCCTGATCTGAGCCACAAGTCATCTGAGGACTTGTCTGATGCTGAAGACCAAGTAGACTCCATTGCTCTCAGAAAAGTCAGAAATTCAAGAAAGTTCTCCCGTTCCCAGTCACCACCAACAGGGAAAGTTTCAAAGTATCCCAATGGAACTGTAAAGGCCATCAAGGAAATTCTTTACAATGCACCTTCAAGAAATTCCCATGAAAACAGTATAGGTCATGGACTTTCACCATTGAAGGGGAGGCTCACCATAAATTCTCATTCGGAGGAGAAGCCATCATGTTACCCTTGTTCCAAATGTAAgctcattttcaaaaaagaGCATCATTTGCATCGTCATATGAAGTCTCATGTTGACTCtccgaatatttcgccaaagccTTTTATATGCCGAGAATGTGGACAGTCCTTCAGACAAAGTGCTTCTCTTATTGAGCACATGTCCATGCACAAGGAGAAAACCACAAGACTCACTGAAGAGATCAAAGGCATGAATGACAAGAAGAAAGATCAGAAAAAGAAGCTTTTCTGCCCTCAGTGCCCATTTGTGACAAACTGCCCAAACACGTTTGTTCAACATGCGAAAACACACGAGAAGGACAAGAGAAAGTTTAGATGTGACAAATGTAGCTTCAGGACTCTGAGTGAGAGTGATCTTAGGAGACATAACATTATGCAGCATACTGTTATTACTGTTCGAAAGCAGATCCAGAATGAGGACTCTGAAATATACTCCTGCAACAGTTGTTCTTATAGAGCTTTTAGCAAAACTGTTTTTAAGAATCACCTTCTCCGGCGCCATCAGCAAACTATTGAGGAATACGAGGCTGCACAGCGTAGTGAGCAAAATGCACAACCATCTAAGGAGCAGCATGTGCCTATTAGAAAAACTCCTGAAGAAGATGCAGAGTTTACGTCTAAAATCTCAATAAAGAATCTGATTTCTTCTAAAGGAGCCTGTTCACCTACTGAGTCAAATGACATTTCAGACCTATTCAAAAATAGCAAGCTCAAGAGGGGTCTCAAGTCTCAATCAACAGAATCAAAGCTTGACAAATCCATTAATGTTCTTCTGTCCCGACAAAGACATGGAAAGAAAACTgcagaagagaggaaggaaagCAATAATTGCAGCACATCTGTGCAGGATTCCGAAGGAGACAAAGATGACTTTGATCAGTTGCCAGGAACATTCACAGTAAAGGTTGAAGATTCAGCTTTGGCTCCTAATGGCCATAAGATGCCATCGAGTGCAGCTGAAGGAGATCAGACAACTTTCAGAAAGTCACCGTCCAAAAGGAAGATGTCCATCCCATATCGGAACACCTCAGACCAAGACTCATGCTTCATCTTACCAAAACCTCTGCCAAGTCCCAAGAAAATTAACCAAGAAGAAGAGATGTCAGACTatgaagaaaaagacatttttcagtttGACGATACAGATGCCAACACTAACCTTTTCGACGATGGtatcaagaaagaaaaacagaacatCATTTATACCTATAGTAGAAGAATGTCTATGAGGGGTGCTCTGCAGGCGTCTAAAAGGCtttttgagaaaataaagactGAAGAGCAAGAGCAGTCTGACCCTGAAATCAAAGAAGAATGCATAGAAACAGAAGTCTTTCAAGAAACCTTTGACTCCCACCAAATACCATTGAGTGAAGACTTCACAGAGGATTTATCAGAGTTGGAATCGGACCGCAAGAACTGTCCATACTGCCCAGCCGTCTTTGAGTCGGGTGTTGGATTGTCCAATCATGTCCGAGGGCATCTTCATAGGGTCGGACTGAGCTACAACGCACGCCATGTAGTGCCTCCTGAGCAAGTGGCTTCTCAAGACAGGAGGCCACGAATTCGACGGAAGATATCAGCCCTGCGGAGATTGAAAAAAG GCACAACTGCCTTGATAGGAATTCTGAAGAAGAGGAAGTGTCAGGAAGACGGCAAACTAAGAGGATCCTCTCAGctgtcaagaaacatagcagtTTCTTCATACAGTGAGCACAGTTCGGGATCAAGAATTACATCGTCACTGCCAAAGTCAACATGCG AGAAAGGTGAATTCAACAGGAAGGTGTGCGTCCATTGCAATGCAACTTTCCACAGTGGAGTTAGCTTATCTAATCACCTCCGGGCATATGCAAAACGAAAAAGGAATGCCTTAATTGAGGGAACAA CATTTGACTGTAAAGCAAGAAGGCACCGCTCAAGGCCCGGCCCAAAGAAGAAGACACTGCCCTTACCACAAACTCCAGAGGAAATGTACAGACTCACCTGCAG GTTCTGTGACCTCGTCTTCCAGGGTCCCTTGTCGGTCCAGGAGGACTGGATTAAACATTTACAGAGACACATTATGAACACTGGTGTTCCTCACACTGGGCTAGGTATGGTAGAGATCACCTCACTGCCCACAGACCCCCCGACCCTCAAGACTGACCAAGACAGCTCTCTGACAGCCACACATGCTGCCTCATGA
- the znf644a gene encoding zinc finger protein 644a isoform X1 — protein MAAEMSCLTGVDEDDKDADPEINALTLLQEPVRMAQESSSCTDSFGKTSLKQNSVLDVLSNTDMLSPVGLGNGPSSHQATQAHELNSISTEKEEAKSITPLKTVQELDTGGIWGFDVDSPENSLDNFSSSSELHWDPHKEFMQFLWDNHGDSPGEEPKDEAPAANSQRRRKRKMDMVVMVDPSEDLYPDLSHKSSEDLSDAEDQVDSIALRKVRNSRKFSRSQSPPTGKVSKYPNGTVKAIKEILYNAPSRNSHENSIGHGLSPLKGRLTINSHSEEKPSCYPCSKCKLIFKKEHHLHRHMKSHVDSPNISPKPFICRECGQSFRQSASLIEHMSMHKEKTTRLTEEIKGMNDKKKDQKKKLFCPQCPFVTNCPNTFVQHAKTHEKDKRKFRCDKCSFRTLSESDLRRHNIMQHTVITVRKQIQNEDSEIYSCNSCSYRAFSKTVFKNHLLRRHQQTIEEYEAAQRSEQNAQPSKEQHVPIRKTPEEDAEFTSKISIKNLISSKGACSPTESNDISDLFKNSKLKRGLKSQSTESKLDKSINVLLSRQRHGKKTAEERKESNNCSTSVQDSEGDKDDFDQLPGTFTVKVEDSALAPNGHKMPSSAAEGDQTTFRKSPSKRKMSIPYRNTSDQDSCFILPKPLPSPKKINQEEEMSDYEEKDIFQFDDTDANTNLFDDGIKKEKQNIIYTYSRRMSMRGALQASKRLFEKIKTEEQEQSDPEIKEECIETEVFQETFDSHQIPLSEDFTEDLSELESDRKNCPYCPAVFESGVGLSNHVRGHLHRVGLSYNARHVVPPEQVASQDRRPRIRRKISALRRLKKALQLESESETVKSIHSCPLCGDSFDNRTGQSNHIRGHLKKLGKSFATKNKSPLFLLRELMRDKKEFQRALQILGKRRNHFQYGASPKLSSVDRFTPSPVGIPKINSISSVCTDDRPLMPTFSLVEMESEKRQLETKFDVKNSLSGTTALIGILKKRKCQEDGKLRGSSQLSRNIAVSSYSEHSSGSRITSSLPKSTCEKGEFNRKVCVHCNATFHSGVSLSNHLRAYAKRKRNALIEGTTFDCKARRHRSRPGPKKKTLPLPQTPEEMYRLTCRFCDLVFQGPLSVQEDWIKHLQRHIMNTGVPHTGLGMVEITSLPTDPPTLKTDQDSSLTATHAAS, from the exons ATGGCAGCTGAAATGTCATGTCTGACAGGTGTTGATGAAGATGACAAAGATGCAGATCCTGAGATCAATGCCCTCACACTCCTGCAAGAGCCAGTGAGAATGGCACAAGAATCATCATCTTGCACTGATTCTTTTGGCAAGACTTCTCTGAAACAAAACAGTGTCCTCGATGTTCTGTCAAACACAGATATGTTGTCTCCGGTTGGCCTGGGAAATGGACCTTCTTCACATCAGGCTACACAAGCCCATGAACTCAACAGCATCTCTACAGAGAAAGAGGAGGCAAAGAGCATCACCCCTCTAAAAACTGTGCAGGAACTTGACACTGGAGGAATTTGGGGCTTTGATGTAGATTCACCTGAGAACTCATTGGATAATTTTAGTAGTTCCAGTGAGCTTCATTGGGACCCTCACAAAGAGTTTATGCAGTTTCTGTGGGACAACCATGGCGATTCCCCTGGTGAGGAGCCTAAAGATGAAGCCCCTGCTGCCAACAGCCAAAGGAGAAGGAAACGGAAAATGGACATGGTTGTCATGGTGGACCCCTCAGAAGACCTTTACCCTGATCTGAGCCACAAGTCATCTGAGGACTTGTCTGATGCTGAAGACCAAGTAGACTCCATTGCTCTCAGAAAAGTCAGAAATTCAAGAAAGTTCTCCCGTTCCCAGTCACCACCAACAGGGAAAGTTTCAAAGTATCCCAATGGAACTGTAAAGGCCATCAAGGAAATTCTTTACAATGCACCTTCAAGAAATTCCCATGAAAACAGTATAGGTCATGGACTTTCACCATTGAAGGGGAGGCTCACCATAAATTCTCATTCGGAGGAGAAGCCATCATGTTACCCTTGTTCCAAATGTAAgctcattttcaaaaaagaGCATCATTTGCATCGTCATATGAAGTCTCATGTTGACTCtccgaatatttcgccaaagccTTTTATATGCCGAGAATGTGGACAGTCCTTCAGACAAAGTGCTTCTCTTATTGAGCACATGTCCATGCACAAGGAGAAAACCACAAGACTCACTGAAGAGATCAAAGGCATGAATGACAAGAAGAAAGATCAGAAAAAGAAGCTTTTCTGCCCTCAGTGCCCATTTGTGACAAACTGCCCAAACACGTTTGTTCAACATGCGAAAACACACGAGAAGGACAAGAGAAAGTTTAGATGTGACAAATGTAGCTTCAGGACTCTGAGTGAGAGTGATCTTAGGAGACATAACATTATGCAGCATACTGTTATTACTGTTCGAAAGCAGATCCAGAATGAGGACTCTGAAATATACTCCTGCAACAGTTGTTCTTATAGAGCTTTTAGCAAAACTGTTTTTAAGAATCACCTTCTCCGGCGCCATCAGCAAACTATTGAGGAATACGAGGCTGCACAGCGTAGTGAGCAAAATGCACAACCATCTAAGGAGCAGCATGTGCCTATTAGAAAAACTCCTGAAGAAGATGCAGAGTTTACGTCTAAAATCTCAATAAAGAATCTGATTTCTTCTAAAGGAGCCTGTTCACCTACTGAGTCAAATGACATTTCAGACCTATTCAAAAATAGCAAGCTCAAGAGGGGTCTCAAGTCTCAATCAACAGAATCAAAGCTTGACAAATCCATTAATGTTCTTCTGTCCCGACAAAGACATGGAAAGAAAACTgcagaagagaggaaggaaagCAATAATTGCAGCACATCTGTGCAGGATTCCGAAGGAGACAAAGATGACTTTGATCAGTTGCCAGGAACATTCACAGTAAAGGTTGAAGATTCAGCTTTGGCTCCTAATGGCCATAAGATGCCATCGAGTGCAGCTGAAGGAGATCAGACAACTTTCAGAAAGTCACCGTCCAAAAGGAAGATGTCCATCCCATATCGGAACACCTCAGACCAAGACTCATGCTTCATCTTACCAAAACCTCTGCCAAGTCCCAAGAAAATTAACCAAGAAGAAGAGATGTCAGACTatgaagaaaaagacatttttcagtttGACGATACAGATGCCAACACTAACCTTTTCGACGATGGtatcaagaaagaaaaacagaacatCATTTATACCTATAGTAGAAGAATGTCTATGAGGGGTGCTCTGCAGGCGTCTAAAAGGCtttttgagaaaataaagactGAAGAGCAAGAGCAGTCTGACCCTGAAATCAAAGAAGAATGCATAGAAACAGAAGTCTTTCAAGAAACCTTTGACTCCCACCAAATACCATTGAGTGAAGACTTCACAGAGGATTTATCAGAGTTGGAATCGGACCGCAAGAACTGTCCATACTGCCCAGCCGTCTTTGAGTCGGGTGTTGGATTGTCCAATCATGTCCGAGGGCATCTTCATAGGGTCGGACTGAGCTACAACGCACGCCATGTAGTGCCTCCTGAGCAAGTGGCTTCTCAAGACAGGAGGCCACGAATTCGACGGAAGATATCAGCCCTGCGGAGATTGAAAAAAG cgttacagCTGGAGTCAGAATCTGAGACTGTGAAGAGCATTCACTCCTGTCCATTATGTGGGGACTCATTTGATAACAGGACTGGGCAGTCCAACCACATACGAGGCCACCTCAAAAAACTTGGTAAAAGCtttgcaacaaaaaacaaatcccCATTATTTTTACTGAGAGAGTTGATGCGCGACAAGAAGGAGTTCCAACGAGCACTTCAAATTCTGGGAAAGAGACGGAACCATTTTCAGTACGGTGCTTCACCAAAGCTGTCCAGTGTTGATCGTTTCACGCCATCACCCGTTGGAATCCCTAAAATTAATTCTATTTCAAGTGTTTGCACTGATGACCGACCATTGATGCCCACATTTTCTTTAGTGGAAATGGAATCTGAAAAAAGGCAACTCGAGACTAAATTTGATGTTAAAAATTCACTCTCAGGCACAACTGCCTTGATAGGAATTCTGAAGAAGAGGAAGTGTCAGGAAGACGGCAAACTAAGAGGATCCTCTCAGctgtcaagaaacatagcagtTTCTTCATACAGTGAGCACAGTTCGGGATCAAGAATTACATCGTCACTGCCAAAGTCAACATGCG AGAAAGGTGAATTCAACAGGAAGGTGTGCGTCCATTGCAATGCAACTTTCCACAGTGGAGTTAGCTTATCTAATCACCTCCGGGCATATGCAAAACGAAAAAGGAATGCCTTAATTGAGGGAACAA CATTTGACTGTAAAGCAAGAAGGCACCGCTCAAGGCCCGGCCCAAAGAAGAAGACACTGCCCTTACCACAAACTCCAGAGGAAATGTACAGACTCACCTGCAG GTTCTGTGACCTCGTCTTCCAGGGTCCCTTGTCGGTCCAGGAGGACTGGATTAAACATTTACAGAGACACATTATGAACACTGGTGTTCCTCACACTGGGCTAGGTATGGTAGAGATCACCTCACTGCCCACAGACCCCCCGACCCTCAAGACTGACCAAGACAGCTCTCTGACAGCCACACATGCTGCCTCATGA